In Topomyia yanbarensis strain Yona2022 chromosome 2, ASM3024719v1, whole genome shotgun sequence, one DNA window encodes the following:
- the LOC131679907 gene encoding uncharacterized protein LOC131679907: MEDARPLPQFRCDEIDKQKLFKAWKSWKGALECYFDAYGIDDQEQKRAKLLHLGGPQLQRVFQNLPDRESFPLVSLEKRWYDVAINALDAFFQPYRQDCLERYRLRQIKQKEGERFVDFILRLRQQLSDCGFDKYPEDVKDVLTEIFMIDTVIEGCYSQELRRRILQQDKSLAEIESLGVALEGVDQQVKDFGGRIKSAEMDQQTFRIDSDQVSFRKKNYNQPTGFKRKFIARDEVKCFNCARRDHISTSETCPARGKVCHACKNVGHFESCCRSRKGYRASMTTKKVRTVAESVPISENASDEISMKTYYTFHTGNETNMIRCVVGGVKLDLLVDSGSDVNLIPDNVWGYLKHGKVVVQQCVKGSKRILKGYANDNPLTTLGVFTTNVEVGHKIVRAEFYVVAGGQRSILGDKTSKELGILRVGLQINQVASPVLPFPKIKDVQVQIHTDPEIKPVFQPVRRVPIPLEAAVDKKLERLLATDIIEVKRGPASWVSPLVVVGKKNGEPIICLDLRRVNQAVLRERHPMPIVSGTVGKRLDLEQA; the protein is encoded by the coding sequence aTGGAAGACGCTCGTCCACTCCCGCAGTTTCGCTGTGATGAAATTGATAAACAAAAGTTGTTCAAAGCATGGAAATCGTGGAAAGGTGCCTTAGAGTGTTATTTTGACGCGTATGGAATTGACGACCAAGAACAGAAAAGAGCAAAACTATTGCATTTGGGCGGCCCGCAACTGCAACGTGTGTTCCAAAACCTACCGGACAGAGAAAGCTTCCCGCTAGTGTCTCTCGAAAAACGATGGTACGATGTAGCGATCAACGCCCTGGATGCATTCTTTCAACCATATCGTCAAGATTGTCTCGAACGGTACAGGTTGCGCCAGATAAAGCAAAAGGAAGGAGAACGTTTCGTTGATTTTATTCTTCGGTTGCGGCAGCAGCTGTCAGACTGCGGATTTGATAAATACCCAGAGGATGTAAAGGATGTATTGACGGAGATTTTCATGATTGACACAGTTATCGAAGGATGTTATTCGCAGGAACTTCGGCGTAGAATATTGCAGCAGGATAAGTCGTTGGCTGAGATCGAGTCTTTAGGTGTTGCATTGGAAGGGGTTGATCAACAAGTTAAAGATTTTGGAGGAAGAATTAAGTCGGCTGAAATGGATCAGCAAACATTCAGAATCGACAGTGACCAGGTTTCGTTTCGTAAGAAGAATTATAATCAACCGACAGGATTTAAACGTAAATTTATCGCAAGAGACGAGGTTAAATGTTTCAATTGTGCTCGACGAGATCATATCTCTACTTCTGAAACATGCCCAGCAAGAGGGAAAGTATGCCACGCTTGCAAGAACGTGGGTCATTTTGAATCATGTTGTCGATCGCGAAAGGGGTATAGAGCCTCCATGACAACAAAGAAAGTACGCACAGTGGCAGAATCAGTTCCCATCTCGGAAAACGCTTCAGATGAAATATCTATGAAAACTTATTATACGTTCCACACCGGTAACGAAACCAATATGATTCGGTGCGTGGTCGGTGGTGTTAAGTTGGATTTGCTGGTGGACTCTGGTTCAGATGTCAATTTGATCCCTGACAACGTGTGGGGATATCTAAAGCACGGAAAAGTTGTTGTGCAGCAGTGCGTAAAGGGAAGCAAAAGGATTTTGAAAGGTTATGCAAACGACAATCCTTTGACGACTCTGGGAGTTTTTACGACGAATGTGGAAGTAGGACACAAAATCGTTCGTGCTGAATTCTACGTTGTTGCTGGTGGTCAGCGAAGCATTTTGGGTGACAAAACCTCTAAAGAATTGGGAATACTACGCGTTGGATTACAAATCAATCAGGTTGCATCACCAGTTTTACCATTTCCGAAGATCAAGGACGTCCAAGTGCAAATCCATACCGATCCGGAAATCAAACCAGTTTTCCAACCGGTCAGGCGTGTTCCGATTCCGCTCGAAGCGGCGGTAGACAAAAAATTAGAAAGACTTCTAGCAACGGATATAATCGAGGTAAAACGTGGTCCTGCTTCCTGGGTTTCCCCATTGGTTGTGGTAGGGAAGAAAAATGGAGAACCAATAATTTGTCTGGATCTTCGGCGTGTGAATCAAGCTGTTCTACGCGAACGTCATCCTATGCCTATCGTATCTGGCACGGTTGGGAAAAGGCTCGATCTGGAGCAAGCTTGA
- the LOC131682215 gene encoding HEAT repeat-containing protein 3, whose amino-acid sequence MGKARKPKGHKNKLNPTGLVDAGALLDQELSNEKSDSPIQAIVEQLQSSSAEEKICGLQTLATICQNEVNIAAVVKSDVVRIAASLLVDPDQSVRHATAGAFRNLSVLSVQICEYMVDQDVLTPLLALLNKYTVSSGGEWKPTFDRNMHDQLDEKSDTFLQAVSLLWNLCESTSIALDSFNQSHLLESFVKYLDWQVYGKEIAIAVSQCVLVISEDNIVSWRILSSFGNELTSLLALDGDNSSILLRTVAAGIIANVPPLAVTYLGQLFATLSRTLEVNHRPALGSVTSSLPLLNQKDVIQLEVTDDTRMDDESAEQSFQRRRRADMPSEVELEVRNVGWLLQAQRIAAEILTNICSTEEEEWQDDMDDENLSDAESVHDYDTNGLDDSLQNTDKLPIEILEAVKSFGFVEKLWQKAQPIAENVRQILVENDRSLLKRVNNLRASSMLCLHNLCNNISTEDLGGAEAIYQVWLELGQQVFQGEKNPKLLEASTSLMRATLEHLRKSPELFRQMTESDLQLMLAGVNECKDPEIRANWLRMLGILGCLLSEPLIKLIIDLVLSTCLNEENLWTISEAMDSMMDIFAENDWNQIVHDLDMVAKCKELDRRMKSKLKQSKRELNERYPAVCTVRTNLWRFCKYLETEMKNFKPAAENEG is encoded by the exons ATGGGAAAAGCCAGAAAGCCGAAGGGGCACAAAAACAAACTCAATCCCACCGGACTGGTGGACGCAGGTGCCCTGCTAGACCAAGAGTTATCGAATGAGAAATCGGATTCGCCGATTCAGGCCATCGTTGAGCAGCTGCAATCTTCGAGCGCAGAGGAAAAGATTTGCGGTCTACAGACACTGGCCACCATCTGCCAGAACGAAGTTAACATTGCTGCCGTGGTGAAAAGTGATGTGGTTCGGATTGCCGCTTCGCTGCTGGTTGATCCCGATCAAAGCGTTCGACATGCTACGGCTGGGGCTTTCCGGAATTTATCAGTGCTTAGCGTGCAGATTTGTGAGTACATGGTGGACCAGGATGTCCTCACGCCTttgctggcactgttgaacaaGTATACGGTATCATCGGGCGGAGAATGGAAACCTACTTTCGATCGAAACATGCATGACCAATTAGACGAGAAATCGGATACTTTTCTGCAGGCTGTTAGTTTGTTGTGGAATTTGTGTGAAAGTACCTCCATAGCATTGGACAGTTTCAATCAATCACATTTACTGGAAAGTTTTGTCAAATATCTGGATTGGCAGGTTTATGGTAAAGAAATTG CCATTGCAGTTTCCCAGTGTGTGCTAGTCATATCGGAAGACAACATTGTTTCTTGGCGAATATTGTCGAGCTTTGGAAATGAGTTAACATCTCTGCTAGCATTGGACGGAGACAATTCGAGTATACTGCTACGAACCGTTGCAGCTGGAATTATCGCAAATGTTCCTCCGCTAGCGGTTACATATCTAGGTCAATTATTTGCGACTCTTTCTAGAACACTAGAAGTTAATCATCGTCCCGCCTTGGGAAGTGTGACCAGTTCTCTTCCATTGCTTAACCAAAAAGACGTTATTCAATTGGAGGTAACCGACGACACACGGATGGATGATGAATCGGCAGAACAATCATTTCAAAGACGACGTCGAGCCGATATGCCCTCAGAGGTGGAACTAGAGGTTCGAAATGTAGGCTGGCTCCTACAAGCTCAGCGAATTGCCGCAGAAATATTGACCAATATTTGCTCGACCGAGGAGGAAGAATGGCAAGATGATATGGAtgatgaaaatttgtcggaTGCGGAAAGTGTCCACGATTACGACACCAATGGATTGGACGACAGCCTCCAAAATACCGACAAACTTCCGATAGAAATTTTGGAAGCTGTAAAGTCGTTTGGATTTGTGGAGAAACTTTGGCAGAAGGCGCAACCAATAGCGGAGAACGTTCGGCAGATTTTGGTGGAAAATGATAGAAGTCTGCTCAAGAGGGTTAATAATCTTCGCGCTTCTTCCATGCTTTGCCTGCATAATTTGTGCAACAACATTTCGACTGAAGATCTCGGCGGAGCTGAAGCAATATACCAGGTATGGTTAGAACTCGGCCAGCAAGTATTCCAAGGCGAAAAGAATCCTAAACTATTGGAAGCTTCTACATCACTGATGCGAGCAACGCTAGAGCACTTACGTAAAAGTCCTGAGTTGTTCCGACAAATGACCGAAAGCGATCTTCAGTTAATGCTGGCTGGAGTTAACGAGTGCAAAGATCCGGAAATTCGTGCCAACTGGTTGCGCATGCTAGGAATTCTCGGGTGCCTCCTGTCGGAGCCGCTAATAAAATTGATTATCGATTTAGTTTTAAGTACTTGCCTGAATGAAGagaatttgtggaccatttcagAAGCGATGGATTCGATGATGGACATTTTCGCAGAAAACGATTGGAACCAGATTGTACACGATTTGGACATGGTGGCCAAATGCAAGGAATTGGACCGTCGGATGAAAAGCAAACTGAAACAGAGCAAACGTGAACTGAATGAACGATACCCGGCAGTTTGCACCGTCCGAACAAATCTCTGGCGTTTTTGCAAATATCTGGAAACTGAGATGAAGAATTTCAAACCAGCTGCGGAAAATGAAGGTTAA
- the LOC131682217 gene encoding uncharacterized protein LOC131682217, translating into MSYNYSPRGRTSSQSSIHDYPEHLNPFYEDDNHKRLRFWHLGSHRHDKPRSERRGSLVSIRDGLRDMWEFKTFRLKKKRSSTLGINKTSESPPPLRRDDHDSQYHTISNASAYRTTIGAVGYSQSSSNTPLFERNGRYRSSLQNQSNGNGIGFRRNDRYRSTVQNGYATYSGAALATSTPRSRYNNSTIERGMTSGVSQSSLKTTNPFEDDDDGGSMSESFVSNNGTLRTRQRKKRRAPPPPMQKLATSSVEPADATTLAVRLKIEEPQTQESLEDIHQLTNLTAEIESFVRTTSNDDVADVTLEQTQPTPCSDTNNNNVSELKIVETVDDRSQEIKLESAARIQDDRLRPAQHELQLQGESSKIRTDAMSVIPEPVEQISQIEELKIVDEQRHVTLPQPSPRARPSPPPIPKTPPIMEEMDIENVSLPETPIPARRTNKNRNQPKVNGNILQITESSDSAATTATDEEQNMESKAAKHVNYEFEYKVEPIKTEINEKIGTARMKISESAGDVNVAPHVGTERRRSVRDIIESINKSQSLLKVNQDSTGTLYSAKSTDSVNRNLKELNERERELQLLINEMDTHFGGRASEPPTRKRGSYYDNVPEGGDENADNLLSNSDMRSKKSPTKSLGMDQSEETQFKDCIDWNPLPKPRRSRHFPDQPPVLTASGATGNGFAGLDQNNTGCKKS; encoded by the exons GGAGTTCAAAACCTTCCGGTTAAAGAAGAAACGCTCGTCCACATTGGGTATCAACAAGACTTCGGAAAGTCCACCTCCCCTCCGGCGGGATGACCACGATTCACAATACCACACCATCAGCAATGCATCTGCCTATCGAACCACAATTGGTGCAGTCGGATACAGTCAGTCTAGCTCGAACACACCACTGTTTGAAAGAAATGGACGTTACCGCAGCTCCCTACAAAATCAGTCAAAT ggaAATGGAATTGGATTCCGTAGAAATGATCGCTATCGAAGCACAGTTCAGAATGGCTACGCGACTTATAGCGGGGCCGCACTGGCTACGTCTACTCCTCGCTCCAGGTATAACAACAGCACTATCGAACGTGGTATGACCTCCGG gGTATCACAATCTAGTCTCAAAACAACTAATCCGTTCGAAGACGACGACGATGGTGGATCAATGAGCGAGAGTTTCGTTAGCAATAATGGAACATTACGGACGAGACAACGCAAGAAGCGTCGAGCACCGCCTCCGCCAATGCAGAAACTG GCCACATCCTCAGTCGAACCAGCCGATGCCACGACCCTTGCCGTTAGATTGAAGATCGAGGAACCGCAAACTCAGGAAAGCCTAGAAGATATACACCAACTCACCAACCTCACAGCAGAAATCGAATCATTTGTACGAACAACCTCGAATGATGATGTTGCGGACGTTACCTTAGAACAGACTCAACCTACACCTTGCAGTGATACCAATAACAATAATGTAAGCGAACTCAAAATAGTCGAAACGGTAGACGACCGATCGCAGGAAATCAAGCTAGAATCAGCCGCAAGGATTCAAGATGACCGTTTAAGGCCTGCTCAACATGAACTACAGCTTCAAGGAGAATCATCAAAAATACGCACCGATGCTATGTCTGTTATACCAGAACCAGTAGAGCAAATCTCTCAAATTGAAGAGCTCAAAATTGTCGATGAGCAAAGGCATGTAACCCTCCCTCAGCCTTCCCCCCGTGCAAGACCATCCCCACCTCCAATTCCGAAAACTCCTCCGATAATGGAAGAAATGGACATAGAAAACGTTTCACTCCCCGAAACGCCAATTCCAGCTAGACGTACCAACAAAAACCGCAACCAACCAAAAGTTAACGGAAATATACTACAAATAACTGAATCCTCAGATTCGGCGGCAACCACTGCAACCGACGAGGAGCAGAACATGGAATCCAAAGCGGCCAAACACGTTAACTACGAATTCGAATACAAGGTAGAACCAATCAAAAcggaaataaatgaaaaaatcggAACCGCCCGAATGAAAATAAGCGAATCGGCAGGTGATGTCAATGTGGCCCCGCACGTAGGTACCGAACGGAGACGCTCGGTGCGGGACATCATCGAATCTATCAACAAGAGTCAGAGCCTACTCAAAGTCAACCAAGACTCAACGGGAACGCTGTACTCGGCTAAATCGACTGACAGTGTTAACCGCAATTTGAAAGAACTGAACGAAAGAGAGCGAGAACTACAACTCCTGATCAACGAGATGGACACTCATTTCGGTGGACGTGCATCGGAGCCTCCAACCAGGAAACGCGGCTCCTATTACGACAATGTACCGGAAGGTGGCGATGAAAACGCAGACAACCTCTTGAGCAACTCGGATATGCGCTCTAAAAAGAGCCCTACCAAATCACTAGGCATGGATCAAAGCGAAGAGACACAGTTCAAGGATTGTATCGATTGGAACCCATTGCCAAAACCTCGACGAAGTCGTCATTTTCCCGACCAACCACCGGTGTTGACTGCTTCCGGAGCTACGGGCAATGGTTTCGCTGGTCTGGATCAGAATAATACTGGTTGTAAAAAGAGTTAG
- the LOC131682219 gene encoding larval cuticle protein LCP-17-like: MNAFIALFVALFAVACAAPQGSSSDSTAPIVSDTSDIKPDGSFQYSYETGNGIKAESQGSLKSVQVPKADGSGTEEAQALVQTGSFSYKSPDGTPIELKYTADENGFHPEGSHLPVAPAATQ; encoded by the coding sequence ATGAACGCTTTTATCGCACTGTTCGTAGCCCTGTTTGCTGTTGCCTGTGCGGCTCCCCAGGGTTCCTCATCCGATAGCACGGCACCGATCGTGAGTGATACTTCCGACATCAAACCCGACGGTAGCTTCCAGTACTCCTACGAAACAGGAAACGGAATCAAAGCCGAGAGCCAGGGATCGCTGAAGAGTGTACAAGTACCGAAAGCCGATGGAAGTGGAACCGAAGAAGCTCAAGCGCTCGTCCAAACCGGAAGCTTCTCCTACAAGTCGCCCGATGGTACACCGATCGAACTGAAGTATACCGCGGATGAGAATGGATTCCATCCGGAAGGATCCCATCTCCCGGTGGCACCTGCTGCTACACAATAG